One Methanocaldococcus infernus ME DNA segment encodes these proteins:
- the cas4 gene encoding CRISPR-associated protein Cas4: MEFDMITVSDVIEYLYCPRFVYFERVLGILQHEEKREKVLIGRHIHELKEKINKNYIRKSINAKSKYSNVYLSSKKYKIVGIVDEVLELNDGSFSPLDYKFAEYKSRLFKTYKYQSVLYGLLIKENFNVNVNKGFIVYVRSGNLIKEIKFKKEDFKKAIEFIKLIFEIIEDEKFPIDIKVNKKKCIDCCYRNLCCL, encoded by the coding sequence ATGGAATTTGATATGATAACAGTGTCAGATGTTATTGAATACTTATACTGTCCAAGATTTGTTTATTTTGAGAGAGTTTTAGGAATTCTTCAACATGAGGAAAAAAGAGAAAAAGTTTTAATTGGAAGGCATATTCATGAGCTGAAAGAAAAAATAAATAAAAACTATATCAGAAAATCAATAAATGCTAAATCAAAATATTCAAATGTTTATCTATCATCTAAGAAATACAAAATAGTTGGGATTGTAGATGAAGTTTTAGAATTAAATGATGGAAGCTTTTCACCTCTAGACTATAAGTTTGCAGAGTATAAAAGTAGATTATTTAAAACATATAAGTATCAATCTGTTTTGTATGGCTTATTGATTAAAGAAAATTTTAATGTCAATGTAAATAAAGGGTTTATAGTTTATGTGAGAAGTGGAAATCTTATTAAAGAAATTAAATTCAAAAAAGAAGATTTTAAAAAAGCTATTGAATTCATTAAACTTATATTTGAGATTATTGAAGATGAAAAATTTCCCATAGATATTAAAGTTAATAAAAAGAAATGTATTGATTGTTGTTATAGAAATTTATGCTGCCTTTAG
- a CDS encoding potassium channel family protein, with protein MYIIISGLGRVGFTLAKYLEKKHDLVLIDINPKKCEIASNEIDGIVINGDCTKIKILEDAGIDNADYYIAVTGKDEVNLLSSLLAKSYGVKTIARISELEYKDVFERLGIDITISPEIIAAKYIEKLIERPGIIDLAIVGRGEAEILELKISKNSRAANKKIKDLGGGKDFLIISVFENGNLIIPSGETLLKPGDRILVLVKRGCEDKIKKLFLE; from the coding sequence TTGTATATCATCATCTCAGGTTTAGGAAGGGTGGGCTTTACCTTAGCTAAATACTTAGAAAAGAAACATGACTTAGTTTTAATTGACATAAACCCTAAGAAGTGTGAAATAGCCAGTAATGAGATTGATGGGATAGTAATAAATGGAGATTGTACAAAAATTAAAATTTTGGAGGATGCTGGCATAGATAATGCTGACTACTACATAGCTGTCACTGGGAAGGATGAAGTGAATTTGTTAAGCTCTCTTTTAGCTAAGAGTTATGGTGTCAAAACCATAGCAAGGATCTCTGAGCTTGAGTATAAAGATGTCTTTGAGAGGCTTGGGATTGACATAACCATCTCCCCTGAAATTATAGCAGCTAAATATATTGAGAAACTAATTGAAAGGCCAGGAATTATAGACTTGGCTATAGTTGGAAGAGGGGAAGCTGAAATCTTAGAGCTTAAGATTAGTAAAAATTCAAGGGCAGCCAACAAAAAAATTAAAGACTTAGGTGGAGGAAAAGATTTCTTAATAATCTCTGTTTTTGAAAATGGTAATTTAATTATCCCAAGTGGAGAAACCTTATTAAAGCCTGGAGATAGAATTTTAGTTCTTGTTAAAAGAGGGTGTGAGGATAAAATAAAAAAGTTGTTCCTTGAGTGA
- the psmA gene encoding archaeal proteasome endopeptidase complex subunit alpha — protein sequence MQAVPPTAYDRAITVFSPEGRLYQVEYAREAVKRGTTAVGIVCKDGVILAVDRRVTSKLIKIRSIEKIYQIDDHVAAATSGLVADARVLIDRARLEAQIYRVTYGEEISIELLAKKICDIKQAYTQHGGVRPFGVSLLIAGIDKGEGRLFETDPSGALIEYKATAIGSGRQTVMEILEKEYKEDMDLEEGLRLALYSLYKVNENIKAENVDACFIHIDGRVEKLSCDKIAKVLDKILEEHKKEEEAK from the coding sequence ATGCAAGCTGTACCACCAACTGCTTATGACAGGGCTATAACAGTATTTAGCCCTGAAGGTAGGTTATATCAAGTTGAGTATGCAAGAGAGGCAGTAAAAAGAGGAACTACTGCAGTAGGAATAGTTTGTAAGGATGGAGTTATCTTAGCTGTGGATAGAAGAGTTACAAGTAAGTTAATTAAGATAAGGTCTATAGAGAAGATTTACCAAATTGATGACCATGTAGCTGCTGCAACCTCTGGGTTGGTGGCTGATGCAAGAGTTTTAATTGATAGAGCAAGGTTAGAGGCTCAAATTTATAGAGTTACCTATGGAGAAGAGATCTCTATAGAGTTGTTGGCTAAGAAGATCTGTGATATTAAACAGGCCTATACTCAACATGGAGGAGTTAGACCATTTGGAGTTTCTCTCTTAATTGCTGGGATAGATAAAGGAGAAGGAAGGTTATTTGAAACAGACCCAAGTGGAGCTTTAATAGAGTATAAAGCCACAGCTATAGGTAGTGGAAGACAGACAGTTATGGAAATCTTAGAAAAGGAGTATAAGGAAGACATGGACTTAGAAGAGGGATTAAGGTTAGCTCTATATTCACTATATAAGGTTAATGAGAACATTAAGGCAGAAAATGTTGATGCCTGCTTTATACACATTGATGGAAGGGTGGAGAAGTTAAGCTGTGATAAGATAGCCAAGGTTTTAGATAAGATTCTTGAAGAGCATAAGAAGGAAGAAGAGGCTAAATAA
- a CDS encoding homoserine kinase, producing MKVKAPCSSANLGVGFDVFGLCLEEPYDIIEVKKIDEGIEIEGKDIPLNPKENVAGVVAEKMLKDFNIESGVKIKIKKGIKGGSGLGSSAASAAGTAFAINELFNLKLSKLKLVDYASYGELIASGAKHADNVAPAIYGGFTIVNYNPLNVLHIDVDFNVIVAIPNVKIETKKAREIIPKEVSLKDMVHNLGRATGMIYALFNNDLELFGKYMMEDKIVEPYRGKLIPHYFEVKEKLKNLAYGVCISGSGPSILVIPKEEFQDEIIDILSSYYDKIIKTRVGKGCELYKA from the coding sequence ATGAAGGTTAAAGCTCCCTGTTCATCAGCAAACCTTGGGGTTGGCTTTGATGTCTTTGGCCTCTGTCTTGAAGAACCTTATGACATTATAGAGGTTAAGAAAATAGATGAAGGGATAGAGATAGAGGGAAAAGACATTCCTCTAAACCCTAAGGAAAATGTTGCTGGGGTTGTAGCTGAAAAGATGTTAAAAGACTTCAATATTGAGAGTGGAGTAAAGATAAAGATAAAAAAGGGAATTAAGGGAGGAAGTGGCTTAGGAAGCTCTGCAGCCTCAGCTGCTGGGACAGCATTTGCCATCAATGAGCTATTTAACTTAAAGTTGAGTAAGCTAAAGTTGGTTGATTATGCCTCCTATGGAGAGCTTATAGCCTCCGGAGCTAAGCATGCTGATAATGTAGCTCCAGCCATTTATGGAGGATTCACAATAGTTAACTACAATCCTCTAAATGTTCTCCACATAGATGTTGATTTTAATGTAATAGTGGCTATCCCTAATGTGAAAATAGAGACTAAGAAAGCAAGGGAAATAATTCCTAAGGAAGTGAGCTTAAAAGATATGGTTCATAACTTAGGTAGAGCTACAGGGATGATTTATGCTCTATTTAACAATGATTTAGAGTTATTTGGAAAGTATATGATGGAGGATAAGATAGTTGAACCATACAGAGGGAAACTGATCCCTCACTATTTTGAGGTTAAGGAGAAGTTGAAGAATTTAGCCTATGGAGTTTGTATAAGTGGCTCTGGCCCTTCCATCTTAGTTATCCCTAAGGAAGAGTTTCAAGATGAAATTATTGATATTTTAAGCTCTTACTATGATAAAATAATTAAAACAAGGGTAGGGAAGGGCTGTGAGTTATATAAAGCATGA
- the cas1 gene encoding CRISPR-associated endonuclease Cas1, with amino-acid sequence MDIILKSYGFFIYKKGDRFIFEVKENGEVKKVEISASKVKRIILGKDGTITTSAINLAIEYNIPIIFLKNEDPTAMIWHCKLGKTGKIRRNQIKFSDTIEGMKYASKWIERKMKNQIDFLKELKKNHGKKGDFNKIIDNIKECIDDLNRYLNNTKENLGTVRDTIIGIEGTASKYYFKGINLALPEKYKFSERSRRPAKDRFNALLNYGYGMLYPVVEKACIVSGLDPYIGFIHSDGYNKRSLVYDIIEIYRIYVDKGVVSFINKKKVKDEFFIKLHNGVALSDTGIKEFAAFINEYIFDKELEIYKKRYKFPDAIQKECYKIANDIRERYL; translated from the coding sequence ATGGACATTATATTAAAATCTTATGGATTTTTTATATATAAAAAAGGAGATAGGTTTATTTTTGAAGTTAAAGAAAATGGAGAAGTAAAGAAAGTTGAGATCTCTGCAAGTAAAGTTAAAAGAATAATTTTAGGAAAAGATGGAACTATTACTACATCAGCAATTAACTTAGCAATAGAATACAATATTCCAATAATATTTTTAAAAAATGAGGATCCTACAGCAATGATATGGCATTGTAAGTTAGGTAAGACTGGAAAAATAAGAAGAAATCAGATAAAGTTTTCAGACACTATTGAAGGAATGAAATATGCATCAAAATGGATTGAAAGAAAAATGAAAAATCAAATAGATTTTTTAAAAGAGCTTAAAAAGAACCATGGTAAGAAAGGAGATTTTAACAAAATAATTGATAATATAAAAGAGTGTATTGATGATTTAAATAGATACTTAAATAATACAAAGGAAAATTTAGGGACTGTTAGAGACACTATTATTGGAATTGAAGGGACTGCCTCAAAATACTATTTTAAAGGAATTAATTTAGCTCTTCCAGAAAAATATAAATTTAGTGAGAGAAGTAGAAGACCTGCAAAGGATAGGTTTAATGCTCTACTAAATTATGGTTATGGAATGCTTTATCCAGTTGTAGAAAAAGCTTGTATAGTTTCTGGTTTAGATCCATATATTGGATTTATACATTCTGATGGATATAATAAGAGGTCATTAGTCTATGATATAATAGAGATATATAGAATTTATGTGGATAAAGGAGTTGTAAGTTTTATAAATAAAAAGAAAGTAAAAGATGAGTTTTTTATTAAACTACATAATGGAGTAGCCTTGTCAGATACAGGAATTAAAGAGTTTGCAGCATTCATAAATGAATATATATTTGATAAAGAGCTTGAGATTTATAAAAAGAGATATAAATTTCCTGATGCTATACAAAAGGAATGTTATAAAATTGCAAATGATATAAGGGAGAGATATTTATGA
- a CDS encoding vWA domain-containing protein — protein MSYIKHDKYDKIIWNRVRKEISSNLSDELTESIFYLFFKYNVEIIKSHEVIEKIMKSRKFSYIKSITTLDESLSLIATNHFCSNIKEKDVEEIMSEIESFLSLTYGFGGGEKIFLDPKKKIELYEKLLKNKNLIRFLDFFTKFNRLAIKKSRRKIKHIVGVKYDVKLGNRISNLLLSEVKNLADPYLLLDFLRRYSESKLLNYEILENSEKKELVICLDVSGSMRGKKEEWAKALALAITNLSINEGKKVHIIFFDDGVREVKEFNKKLSMNDILYIASVFYGGGTNFEKPLKKAMEYNGDIIFITDGEAEISKNFTNKFIEEKKKRGIKLYSFFINTKSTYSLKKLSDLSLTIYEINERSAEKILDKII, from the coding sequence GTGAGTTATATAAAGCATGATAAATATGATAAGATCATTTGGAATAGAGTTAGGAAAGAGATAAGCTCTAATTTATCAGATGAGCTTACTGAATCCATCTTCTACCTCTTTTTTAAGTACAATGTTGAAATTATTAAGAGTCATGAAGTTATTGAGAAGATAATGAAGTCAAGGAAATTTAGTTATATTAAATCTATCACTACCCTTGATGAATCCCTTTCTCTAATAGCTACTAACCACTTCTGCTCAAACATTAAAGAGAAGGATGTTGAAGAAATTATGAGTGAGATTGAATCTTTTTTATCCCTAACCTATGGTTTTGGAGGAGGAGAGAAAATATTCTTAGACCCTAAGAAAAAGATAGAGTTATATGAAAAACTCTTAAAAAATAAAAATTTAATAAGATTCCTTGACTTCTTCACCAAATTCAATAGATTGGCTATAAAAAAGAGCAGGAGGAAGATAAAGCATATAGTTGGAGTTAAGTATGATGTTAAACTTGGGAATAGGATAAGTAATTTACTCCTCTCTGAAGTTAAGAACTTAGCTGATCCCTACTTACTCTTAGACTTTTTAAGAAGATACTCTGAAAGTAAATTACTAAACTATGAGATACTTGAAAATAGTGAGAAAAAAGAGTTAGTTATTTGCCTTGATGTTAGTGGGTCAATGAGAGGAAAAAAGGAAGAATGGGCTAAAGCCTTGGCTTTGGCTATAACAAATCTCTCAATCAATGAAGGGAAAAAAGTACATATAATTTTCTTTGATGATGGAGTTAGAGAGGTAAAGGAGTTCAATAAAAAGCTAAGTATGAATGACATTCTCTACATAGCCTCTGTTTTTTATGGAGGAGGGACAAACTTTGAAAAGCCATTAAAGAAGGCTATGGAGTATAATGGAGACATTATCTTTATCACTGATGGTGAGGCAGAGATATCAAAGAACTTTACTAACAAATTTATTGAGGAAAAGAAAAAGAGGGGGATAAAGCTATATTCCTTTTTCATAAACACTAAATCAACATACTCCTTAAAAAAGCTCTCTGATCTCTCTCTAACAATCTATGAGATAAATGAGAGATCAGCAGAAAAAATTTTAGATAAAATTATTTAG
- the cas2 gene encoding CRISPR-associated endonuclease Cas2 produces the protein MIYVIYDISDDKIRKKVSDKCLNYGLLRIQKSVFAGNLNKNRIDELRVFCENIIEENDKVYIIEVCEKCFGKLICIGEEFDKELVNDSKKTMVL, from the coding sequence ATGATTTATGTAATTTATGATATAAGTGATGATAAAATTAGAAAAAAAGTTTCTGATAAGTGTTTAAATTATGGATTATTAAGAATCCAAAAAAGTGTATTTGCGGGAAATCTAAACAAAAATAGAATTGATGAATTAAGAGTTTTCTGTGAGAATATTATTGAAGAGAATGACAAAGTTTACATAATTGAAGTTTGTGAAAAGTGTTTTGGAAAGTTAATTTGTATTGGTGAAGAATTTGATAAGGAGTTAGTTAATGACTCTAAAAAAACTATGGTGCTCTAA
- the wecB gene encoding non-hydrolyzing UDP-N-acetylglucosamine 2-epimerase: MISIVLGTRPEIIKLSPIVRALDEIEYFIVHTNQHYSENMDRVFFEELNLPEPKYNLNVGSGNHGEQTGKMLINIEKVLLKEKPKVVIVQGDTNSTLSGALAASKLHIRVAHVEAGLRSYDKRMPEEINRILTDHISDYLFAPTEIAKENLIKEGIEENKIFVVGNTIVDATLQNLKIAEKVIKDFDLEDYFLLTLHRAENVDNRERLKKIVEGILEVSEVYEKDIIFPIHPRTKKKLKEFNLFDKLKDNERIKIINPVGYLKFLMLEKNAELILTDSGGVQEEACILKVPCITLRDNTERPETIKVGANILVGANKEKLIKAISVMLNKKRDWENPFGDGKSGERIVKILREEL; encoded by the coding sequence ATGATATCAATAGTCTTAGGAACAAGGCCAGAAATTATAAAGCTCTCCCCTATAGTTAGGGCATTGGATGAAATAGAGTATTTTATTGTCCATACCAATCAGCACTACTCTGAGAACATGGATAGGGTATTTTTTGAAGAGCTTAACCTTCCAGAGCCAAAGTATAATTTAAATGTTGGTTCTGGTAACCATGGAGAACAGACAGGAAAAATGTTAATAAATATAGAAAAAGTTCTATTAAAAGAAAAGCCTAAGGTTGTTATAGTCCAAGGAGATACAAACTCAACACTATCTGGAGCCTTGGCAGCTTCAAAGTTACATATTAGAGTGGCTCATGTTGAAGCAGGTTTAAGAAGCTATGACAAAAGAATGCCTGAAGAGATTAATAGAATTTTAACTGATCATATTAGTGACTATCTATTTGCTCCAACTGAGATAGCTAAGGAGAACTTAATTAAGGAAGGAATTGAGGAAAATAAAATTTTTGTTGTAGGAAATACAATAGTTGATGCCACTCTGCAAAATTTAAAAATTGCTGAGAAAGTTATTAAAGATTTTGACTTAGAAGATTATTTTTTATTAACCCTACATAGGGCTGAAAATGTTGATAACAGAGAGAGGTTAAAGAAGATAGTTGAAGGAATATTAGAGGTTAGTGAAGTATATGAGAAAGATATTATCTTCCCAATCCACCCAAGAACCAAAAAGAAATTAAAAGAATTTAACTTATTTGATAAGCTAAAGGATAATGAAAGGATAAAAATCATTAATCCAGTAGGATATTTGAAATTTTTAATGTTAGAGAAGAATGCTGAATTAATATTAACTGACAGTGGTGGAGTTCAGGAAGAGGCTTGTATATTAAAGGTTCCATGTATAACCTTAAGGGACAATACTGAACGACCAGAAACTATAAAAGTTGGGGCTAATATCTTAGTAGGAGCCAATAAAGAGAAGCTAATTAAAGCTATAAGTGTTATGCTAAATAAAAAGAGAGATTGGGAAAACCCATTTGGAGATGGAAAGAGTGGAGAAAGAATAGTAAAAATATTGAGGGAAGAGCTATGA